From a single Populus nigra chromosome 18, ddPopNigr1.1, whole genome shotgun sequence genomic region:
- the LOC133678094 gene encoding UPF0481 protein At3g47200-like isoform X2: protein MSSSSTSIDIEHLFKELSKEVPHTMQTTLREEMCIYHVPVHIRQVNEDAYTPQVICIGPIHQKNENQFMKDLKRRYFKQFLNRLPNVKGEQFQKELLSIIKDCEVEIRNCYEDDSFELCKDPKEFLKMIQWDVVFILELFLKTREFKEDSEDMSQDKYKYDCIIGKPWLRAAVQRDLILLENQLPFWILDKLYKIATKYIKPDCSSFLNLTSDYFEEYNKKKINPPYILHFTYLVRLFLSSKHPTNIFTTPIIDCKTATRLEEAGMKFKPTPNECLLDIKAWSGGPGCNSIKKGLEKVLLWLI, encoded by the exons ATGAGTTCATCAAGCACTTCCATTGATATTGAACATCTTTTCAAAGAGCTTTCGAAAGAAGTTCCACATACCATGCAAACTACCTTGCGGGAAGAGATGTGTATCTACCATGTTCCGGTGCACATTCGTCAAGTAAATGAAGATGCCTATACCCCTCAGGTAATTTGTATAGGCCCAATTCaccaaaagaatgaaaatcaatttatgAAAGACCTGAAGCGAAGATATTTCAAACAATTCCTTAACAGACTGCCTAATGTAAAAGGGGAACAGTTTCAGAAGGAACTTCTGAGCATCATTAAAGATTGTGAAGTTGAAATCCGCAATTGTTATGAAGATGATTCATTTGAACTTTGCAAGGATCCAAAAGAGTTTTTGAAGATGATTCAATGGGATGTTGTATTCATCTTAGAGCTCTTCTTGAAGACTAGAGAATTTAAGGAAGATAGCGAAGACATGTCTCAAGACAAATACAAGTATGATTGTATAATAGGTAAACCCTGGCTGAGAGCTGCTGTGCAACGGGACCTGATATTGCTCGAAAACCAGCTGCCGTTCTGGATTcttgataaattatataaaattgccaccaaatacattaaacccGATTGCTCTAGTTTCCTGAATCTTACCTCCGACTACTTTGAGGaatacaacaagaaaaaaatcaatcctcCCTACATATTACATTTCACTTATTTGGTAAGATTGTTTTTGTCCTCGAAACACCCAACGAACATTTTTACTACGCCAATTATCGATTGTAAAACAGCAACTAGGCTGGAAGAAGCAGGAATGAAGTTCAAGCCAACGCCAAATGAATGCTTACTTGACATAAAAGCATGGAGTGGAGGCCCGGGATGTAATTCTATCAAGAAAG GCTTGGAGAAAGTGCTGCTGTGGCTAATCTGA
- the LOC133678094 gene encoding UPF0481 protein At3g47200-like isoform X1, with protein MSSSSTSIDIEHLFKELSKEVPHTMQTTLREEMCIYHVPVHIRQVNEDAYTPQVICIGPIHQKNENQFMKDLKRRYFKQFLNRLPNVKGEQFQKELLSIIKDCEVEIRNCYEDDSFELCKDPKEFLKMIQWDVVFILELFLKTREFKEDSEDMSQDKYKYDCIIGKPWLRAAVQRDLILLENQLPFWILDKLYKIATKYIKPDCSSFLNLTSDYFEEYNKKKINPPYILHFTYLVRLFLSSKHPTNIFTTPIIDCKTATRLEEAGMKFKPTPNECLLDIKAWSGGPGCNSIKKGELHVPTLEIEYHTECVLRNLMALEQCHFPKESFICQYVKFLDLLVDNDKDADLLIKSKVIINRLGESAAVANLINDLCKGIVEVSSCYNSLAKKLNDYSDSCCNKRKAFLRRQYFRNVWIGTGTVVGLFVLFITLQNFVRSFL; from the coding sequence ATGAGTTCATCAAGCACTTCCATTGATATTGAACATCTTTTCAAAGAGCTTTCGAAAGAAGTTCCACATACCATGCAAACTACCTTGCGGGAAGAGATGTGTATCTACCATGTTCCGGTGCACATTCGTCAAGTAAATGAAGATGCCTATACCCCTCAGGTAATTTGTATAGGCCCAATTCaccaaaagaatgaaaatcaatttatgAAAGACCTGAAGCGAAGATATTTCAAACAATTCCTTAACAGACTGCCTAATGTAAAAGGGGAACAGTTTCAGAAGGAACTTCTGAGCATCATTAAAGATTGTGAAGTTGAAATCCGCAATTGTTATGAAGATGATTCATTTGAACTTTGCAAGGATCCAAAAGAGTTTTTGAAGATGATTCAATGGGATGTTGTATTCATCTTAGAGCTCTTCTTGAAGACTAGAGAATTTAAGGAAGATAGCGAAGACATGTCTCAAGACAAATACAAGTATGATTGTATAATAGGTAAACCCTGGCTGAGAGCTGCTGTGCAACGGGACCTGATATTGCTCGAAAACCAGCTGCCGTTCTGGATTcttgataaattatataaaattgccaccaaatacattaaacccGATTGCTCTAGTTTCCTGAATCTTACCTCCGACTACTTTGAGGaatacaacaagaaaaaaatcaatcctcCCTACATATTACATTTCACTTATTTGGTAAGATTGTTTTTGTCCTCGAAACACCCAACGAACATTTTTACTACGCCAATTATCGATTGTAAAACAGCAACTAGGCTGGAAGAAGCAGGAATGAAGTTCAAGCCAACGCCAAATGAATGCTTACTTGACATAAAAGCATGGAGTGGAGGCCCGGGATGTAATTCTATCAAGAAAGGTGAGTTACATGTTCCAACCCTTGAGATTGAATATCATACTGAATGTGTCTTACGAAACCTTATGGCGCTGGAGCAATGTCATTTTCCCAAGGAGTCGTTTATCTGCCAGTATGTTAAATTCTTGGATTTACTTGTGGATAATGATAAAGATGCAGACTTGCTCATTAAAAGTAAAGTTATTATTAATAGGCTTGGAGAAAGTGCTGCTGTGGCTAATCTGATTAACGACCTTTGCAAGGGAATCGTAGAAGTTTCTTCATGTTATAACAGTCTCGCTAAAAAGTTAAACGATTACTCTGATAGCTGCTGTAACAAGAGGAAGGCCTTCCTCAGAAGACAGTATTTCAGGAATGTTTGGATAGGCACCGGAACTGTTGTTGGATTGTTCGTGCTGTTCATCACTTTGCAAAACTTTGTTCGATCTTTTCTTTAG